In Trifolium pratense cultivar HEN17-A07 linkage group LG7, ARS_RC_1.1, whole genome shotgun sequence, a genomic segment contains:
- the LOC123893795 gene encoding annexin D3 has translation MASLKLPEIVPSPNQDTERLRNAFQGLGTDEKELILVLGHRNAQQRKEIKETYQKLYNESLIDRLQSELSGDFRNAIVLWTYDPPERDAKYARDALKARRKGIKQLQILVEIACASTPNHLMAVRQAYCSLFDCSLEEDIITSVSQPLTKILVGLVSSYRHNEVTVNLDVAKSEAEKLHEAINNKQLDDDHIVWILSTRNVFQLRETFASYKQLYGNTFEEDINNCGKGDLASLLNVVVWCLDCPEKHFAKVVRDSIVGLGTDEDSLNRAIVTRAEIDLLKVRFEYTNMYKSSLDDDVIGDTSGDYMEFLLTLLGKGPKGD, from the exons ATGGCTTCATTGAAACTTCCAGAGATTGTTCCTTCTCCTAACCAAGATACTGAACGTCTTAGAAATGCTTTCCaag GATTGGGAACAGATGAAAAGGAACTAATCTTGGTATTAGGACATAGAAATGCTCAACAAAGGAAGGAAATCAAAGAAACTTATCAGAAACTTTACAATGAATCACTCATCGATCGTCTCCAATCTGAACTTTCTGGTGATTTTAGA AATGCAATTGTTCTCTGGACATATGATCCACCAGAAAGGGATGCAAAATATGCAAGGGATGCATTGAAGGCTAGAAGAAAAGGGATCAAACAACTGCAGATTCTGGTTGAAATAGCATGTGCCTCGACTCCGAATCATTTGATGGCTGTGAGACAAGCTTACTGCTCTCTTTTTGATTGCTCACTCGAGGAGGATATTATAACCTCAGTTTCTCAGCCACTCACAAAA ATTTTGGTTGGTCTAGTAAGCTCTTACAGACATAATGAAGTGACAGTAAATTTGGACGTTGCAAAATCAGAAGCAGAAAAACTACATGAAGCCATCAACAATAAGCAATTAGATGATGATCACATTGTTTGGATACTTAGCACAAGGAATGTTTTCCAGCTCCGCGAAACTTTCGCATCCTACAAGCAGCTCTATGGCAATACATTTGAAGAG GACATAAACAATTGTGGTAAAGGTGATTTGGCATCTCTCTTAAATGTTGTAGTATGGTGCTTAGACTGCCCTGAGAAACATTTTGCAAAG GTTGTAAGGGATTCTATTGTTGGGCTTGGAACTGATGAAGATTCTCTCAACAGAGCTATCGTGACTCGAGCTGAAATCGACCTGTTGAAAGTCAGATTTGAATACACTAACATGTACAAATCAAGTCTTGATGATGATGTCATTGGAGATACCTCAGGAGACTACATGGAATTTTTGCTGACCTTGCTAGGGAAAGGACCAAAAGGAGACTAA
- the LOC123893794 gene encoding annexin D4, translated as MAFNQELEAITQAFSGHGVDEKSLTTILGKWDPLERESYRKQTSNFFIEDHERQFQRWNDHCVRLLKHEFVRFKNAVVLWSMHPWERDARLAKEALKKGPSSYGVLIEIACTRSSEELLGARKAYHSLFDHSIEEDVASHIHSIDRKLLVALVSAYRYEGSKVKDDTAKSEAKTLSNAIKNDEKKPIIENDEVIRILATRSKPHLQAVYKHYKELSGKNLEEDLNDLRFKETVQCLCTPQVYFSKVLDEALRIDVDKNIKKSLTRVIVTRADIDMKEIKAEYNDLYGVSLPQKIEETAKGNYKDFLLTLIARGG; from the exons ATGGCATTCAATCAAGAATTAGAAGCTATAACCCAAGCTTTCTCAG GACATGGTGTGGATGAGAAATCATTGACAACAATATTGGGAAAATGGGATCCTTTGGAGAGAGAGTCTTATAGGAAGCAGACATCAAATTTCTTCATTGAAGATCATGAACGCCAATTTCAGAGATGGAATGATCATTGTGTTCGTCTTCTCAAACATGAGTTTGTGCGTTTTAAG AATGCAGTGGTGCTTTGGAGCATGCACCCTTGGGAAAGAGATGCTCGTTTAGCAAAAGAGGCCCTAAAGAAAGGCCCAAGTTCATATGGTGTGCTGATTGAGATTGCATGCACAAGATCTTCAGAAGAGCTTTTGGGAGCTAGGAAGGCATATCATTCCCTCTTTGACCACTCCATTGAAGAAGATGTTGCTTCTCACATTCATAGCATTGATAGAAAG CTCTTGGTTGCACTTGTGAGTGCCTATAGGTATGAAGGATCAAAGGTTAAAGATGACACTGCAAAATCAGAAGCCAAAACACTTTCCAATGCCATTAAGAATGATGAAAAGAAGCCTATTATAGAGAATGATGAAGTAATAAGGATTTTGGCTACAAGAAGCAAGCCACATCTTCAAGCAGTTTACAAGCACTATAAAGAGTTATCTGGCAAGAATCTTGAAGAg GATCTTAATGACTTAAGGTTTAAAGAGACTGTGCAATGCCTTTGTACTCCACAAGTATATTTTAGCAAG GTTTTGGATGAAGCATTAAGAATTGATGTGGATAAGAATATTAAGAAATCACTTACTCGTGTGATTGTTACTAGAGCTGACATTGATATGAAGGAGATAAAAGCTGAGTATAATGACTTATATGGAGTTTCTTTGCctcaaaaaattgaagaaactgCTAAAGGGAACTACAAAGATTTCTTGCTAACCTTGATTGCTAGAGGAGGCTAA